AATTGTTGACCGTAGTGTCATTTTCCTTGTCACTGtcgtttccgtttttctcttcctctcCTGCACTGCTGCTACCGTTAGCGGTCACTTTTGCCTCTGTTGCCGTTCCATTTACTTCTGCAGCCGCCTTTGCCTCTCCTATTTCGCCCTCATTAGTGCCTTTGGGTGCCTGTTCCTTATCCGTCGTAATACTGTTCGTTTTATCACATTCCAAGTGATCGGTTTTAACCTCGTCCATTTTTTCGTCTTCCTTTTTCACCTCATCGGTCACCTTCTCCTCTGGAGGAACGTTTGCGTTTGATACTACATCAGTGGTAACCTCTTCCTTCTTGGTTTCCTTTTCCGTCTCAATAGTTTCTTTTGCCttatcttcttctttcttctcttCCACCACCGGGTCGGACGTTACTGATTCTACggtggcctcaaccttctccaCTGCGGCGTCAACCACGTCATTGTCTTTTGGAGTTTCGACTACTGTTTTcacttccttttcttcttcttttttgtcattttcttCTACTACCTTTACCGGTGATGTGTTATCGTCCTTTGCAAGCGGTTCCTCTTTTTCTACTACTTTATCTTCCTTCTCAATCTCCTTCTCCACTGTTTCAGTCTTCTCGCTGGTTTCAGTATTCAGTTTTGCAGTTTCTTCCACCGGTTCTTCATTTTTATCCTGTTCCATTTTTTCAACCCCTTCAGTTTTATCCACTGGAGTCGAgtcttcttccattttttccacgACTTTCTCTTCTTTCGCGTCAGTAATGTTGACTGGATCTCCACCATCAACTTCCATCTTTTCGGTGGATTTGGTTTCAGCCAGCTCTGTAGAAGGTGATGGTTCGACCGGTCCTTTATCGCCTGTGACTCCGTTTTCTGCGGGTTCCTTTGTTTTATCAACTTCAACTTTAGTCACTTTGGATGGTGGCTCctggggagaaaaaaaaacaaacgaacaaaaccaaattttaATGTATACGATTACAATACTTCCCATCGTTTAGCAATGGAAATTGCGTAGCGATCTCATTTGAAAGGGTTCATAGACttgctaaaaaaaagcttcccgaTTCCCCGATAGATGGCATTAGTGTGCGTATTAGCGAAGacaacaaccaacacaaaGGAACAAAGAGATAACAATCGAAGGCACTCCTGTTCATCTGTGTATTTGCAATGCAGATTTTCAGTAACGTCTAACAATTCGAAAACGACATTATCTAACCAAGGCTATACGTTTGACAAAACTATCTGGAGAAACGTTAAGGTTTTACGCTTTTAGAGGCAATTGTAGAAACTTTATCGTTATCAACatggaaattaataaaaaaatacgaaatttactatttcaataaaattccAATGAACACAAGTTTATTTGCCTTTAGCATAGCAAGCTATCTTCcaatacacacatacgctaACCACACCACAACCAAATCCCGCGTTTCTTTCTCTGACAACAACCGAATGGTAAATGTGCAACTTGATTTTATACATGGCAATGGTTTCAGTAAACAACAGATAAGTGACTTCGTTTACAACTTCTTACAAATgcaatttttccaaaaatgatCTTCACGATACGAAAAACACCATTTCCCAGACTTTGACGAGCTAATTTAATCAATTACGATCTAGAATTTAGAAAACGAACACATACATTATTTCAACAACAGTTGTTTATAATGAAATCAATCCCATGTATGGAAgactttgtttattttggtttcttttcgttaaatcAAGTGGTTTACACTATTATGTGTAGTGAAGGAACAATTATTTTGCATATTCTCTACTGCGACGATTAATAAAAAGTTAGTCAACTGTTTAAAAACATATATAATATGTTCCATGGTGAACACTTTATAATAACCGAGCACTTAACTTTAGGTTCTTGTAAACTAAATCAAAAATCGTACTTCAAATCTTCAGAATCATAAGCGTGACTATCATAAGTAGCACCAATAGAAACTTATTGAACCATGAAATCAATTTACAGATATGCATCATTGTTAAATTCCTTCGTAGTTCTGTAGCTGTTTAATATGTGTAGTATTCTAATATTCCAAACAGTAGACATTGATgtacaatattattttgtagGAACtcttttcgacattttttaattatcaaatCCCACTAACAAACAAGAACGATACAATAATTTTGACACAGtggaaaaaaattgattaactTTTATCAAATAGTCGATTAGTTAGCTTCCTTTAAAGCTCTTTGCATCATCATTTGGAAGTGAATGGGATTCTTGATATGAAACGATTCGAAAGATAAATCACATGCATTCAAGGTGGGATTTTCATAGTCTTCTTATAATAGCCGTGGTGATACAGAGTATCACACAATGCCAGAAAAAGAATCAATTGAACATTTCTTACACAACACtacaaaatatgtaaaattacGGGATAGGGAATGTTATATAAGGGATGGAAGGGTAGGAGAATTTGTTTCTTATGctatgaataaatttattttttatttggataTACCTGTGCTGGATCCTCCTCCTCCCGGTTTGCTTCCTCGATCGTGTCCTCGATCTTACGCTTGGCGCCATTCGATACAGTATcgccattttctttcttccctgCCTCA
This region of Anopheles marshallii chromosome 2, idAnoMarsDA_429_01, whole genome shotgun sequence genomic DNA includes:
- the LOC128706776 gene encoding enolase-phosphatase E1-like; translation: MAAVALSEKVLSAKSIICDIEGTTTSISFVKDILFPYALKNVEEYLKNNWNEDATKTVVAALREQAEEDKKAEVEGVTTIPAGDSEEIIPEIVKNVEWQMSQDRKTGSLKTLQGLVWAKGYKDGTIKGHVYDDVQKAFEQWTENGRKIYIYSSGSVDAQKLLFEHSEQGNLLKYLTGHYDTKVGAKREKESYESILKNIESSAEETLFLTDVYAEAAAAKDAGLNVVLLDRPGNVKLSDEERKEFTVISTFSDLSFEAGKKENGDTVSNGAKRKIEDTIEEANREEEDPAQEPPSKVTKVEVDKTKEPAENGVTGDKGPVEPSPSTELAETKSTEKMEVDGGDPVNITDAKEEKVVEKMEEDSTPVDKTEGVEKMEQDKNEEPVEETAKLNTETSEKTETVEKEIEKEDKVVEKEEPLAKDDNTSPVKVVEENDKKEEEKEVKTVVETPKDNDVVDAAVEKVEATVESVTSDPVVEEKKEEDKAKETIETEKETKKEEVTTDVVSNANVPPEEKVTDEVKKEDEKMDEVKTDHLECDKTNSITTDKEQAPKGTNEGEIGEAKAAAEVNGTATEAKVTANGSSSAGEEEKNGNDSDKENDTTVNNCEADEANAEKTNGTAATDSATNADDVTTSTEIKAKKVIEPAAVTPAPPIEAES